From a region of the Neobacillus niacini genome:
- the nfsA gene encoding oxygen-insensitive NADPH nitroreductase, whose protein sequence is MNETISTILNHRSIRDFKDKQLSNEQIETIVACAQASSTSSFIQAYSIIGIRDKEKKRKLAEIAGNQEYVAQNGHLFVFCADLSRHERIGEMERKDVLPSIESTEKFMVALIDAALAAQNAAIAAESMGLGICYIGGIRNNLEAVKELLKTPERVIPLFGMTVGYPERINDQKPRLPLEHVYHEEEYEQNKEVYLQQLQEYDQIISTYYEQRTDGKRKDRWSEQMAKMLEKQTRMYMKEFVQKNKMDLR, encoded by the coding sequence ATGAATGAAACCATTTCTACCATATTAAATCATCGATCTATCCGTGATTTTAAGGACAAGCAATTAAGTAATGAACAAATTGAAACAATTGTTGCTTGTGCACAAGCTTCGTCTACATCTAGTTTTATTCAGGCCTATTCGATTATTGGCATTAGGGACAAGGAAAAGAAGCGAAAACTTGCAGAGATTGCCGGAAACCAAGAATATGTTGCACAGAATGGTCATCTGTTCGTGTTTTGCGCCGATTTAAGCCGGCATGAACGCATTGGAGAAATGGAAAGGAAAGATGTCCTCCCTTCAATTGAAAGTACAGAGAAATTTATGGTGGCACTAATTGATGCGGCATTAGCAGCACAAAATGCGGCAATCGCAGCGGAATCGATGGGGCTGGGCATTTGTTACATAGGTGGAATCCGCAATAATCTCGAGGCAGTGAAGGAATTATTAAAAACACCAGAGAGAGTCATTCCTCTTTTCGGTATGACAGTCGGTTATCCGGAACGTATTAATGATCAAAAGCCAAGGCTGCCACTAGAGCATGTTTATCATGAAGAGGAGTACGAGCAGAATAAAGAAGTATATTTACAACAGCTTCAAGAATACGACCAAATCATTTCTACCTATTATGAACAGCGCACTGACGGCAAGCGGAAAGATCGCTGGTCTGAGCAAATGGCGAAAATGCTTGAAAAACAAACACGGATGTATATGAAAGAATTTGTTCAAAAAAATAAGATGGATTTGAGATAA
- a CDS encoding NAD(P)/FAD-dependent oxidoreductase, with amino-acid sequence MSDVIVIGAGPAGLAGAIASASNGLSVTVLDEFIKPGGRLLGQLHQEPSGEWWNGIKESERLFLEANNLSVDIRCGVSVYNLEKDENLWNVHTNIGTLTARYVLVATGAAEYPVPVPGWTLPGVMSIGAAQVMTNVHRVQVGKKGIIIGANILSFAILNELQLAGIKVDRIILPEKNSISGKAGEPEEVLKTLLHAAHLAPSPLMRFGSHFMKNNWLRKMAIHFYPKSGIKVNGTPLQLRMAAVEIVGKDQVEGVKVANTDAAGQVIPGTEVIYEADFVCIAGGLYPLAELAAVAGCPFEYIPELGGHVPCHSETMETPLGGLFVAGNITGIESGKISMAQGTIAGIAIANHAGKVSSTIDQQLQQAAQQVRSVREQATIQFNPEIDKGRSKMKEIWETKFAPPDKDYSHEKIV; translated from the coding sequence ATGAGTGATGTGATTGTGATTGGGGCTGGTCCTGCAGGATTAGCAGGAGCTATTGCTTCTGCAAGCAACGGCCTGAGCGTAACCGTTCTAGACGAATTTATCAAACCGGGCGGTAGATTACTTGGACAGTTGCACCAGGAACCATCTGGAGAATGGTGGAATGGCATTAAAGAATCGGAACGGCTATTTTTGGAAGCAAATAATTTATCTGTGGATATCCGCTGTGGTGTATCGGTATACAACTTAGAGAAAGATGAAAACCTCTGGAATGTCCACACAAACATCGGGACCCTTACTGCTCGGTATGTGCTGGTCGCTACTGGCGCAGCAGAATATCCAGTACCTGTTCCTGGCTGGACGCTTCCCGGGGTGATGTCAATTGGGGCCGCACAGGTAATGACAAATGTTCATCGAGTACAAGTTGGGAAAAAGGGGATTATTATCGGGGCTAATATTTTATCTTTTGCGATTTTAAATGAGCTGCAACTGGCTGGTATAAAGGTCGACCGGATTATCCTTCCTGAAAAAAATTCGATTAGCGGGAAAGCTGGGGAACCGGAAGAGGTGTTGAAGACACTATTACATGCAGCCCATCTTGCACCATCCCCGCTGATGCGGTTCGGGAGCCATTTTATGAAAAATAATTGGCTCAGAAAAATGGCCATTCACTTTTATCCTAAAAGTGGAATAAAGGTTAATGGCACGCCGCTTCAACTGCGGATGGCAGCAGTTGAGATTGTTGGGAAAGATCAGGTTGAGGGTGTTAAAGTGGCTAATACGGATGCAGCCGGTCAAGTGATACCAGGAACAGAAGTCATTTACGAGGCTGATTTTGTTTGCATTGCCGGAGGATTATATCCGCTTGCAGAGCTGGCTGCTGTTGCAGGATGTCCTTTCGAGTATATTCCTGAACTGGGTGGGCATGTTCCCTGCCACTCGGAAACGATGGAAACCCCACTCGGAGGACTTTTTGTAGCTGGGAATATCACTGGTATCGAAAGCGGGAAAATCTCCATGGCCCAAGGAACCATTGCAGGAATAGCCATCGCCAACCATGCCGGTAAAGTTTCAAGCACCATCGACCAACAGCTTCAACAGGCAGCCCAACAGGTTCGTTCAGTGAGAGAACAGGCAACGATACAATTTAATCCTGAAATTGACAAAGGCAGAAGCAAAATGAAGGAAATTTGGGAAACAAAGTTCGCGCCACCGGATAAGGATTATTCACACGAAAAAATAGTATAG
- the trmL gene encoding tRNA (uridine(34)/cytosine(34)/5-carboxymethylaminomethyluridine(34)-2'-O)-methyltransferase TrmL: MAIHVVLYQPQIPSNTGNIARTCAGTDTSLHLIRPLGFSTDDKMLKRAGLDYWEFVNIVYYDSLDDFYQKNEGGEFFYITKFGEKAYSSFDYSNPDKDYFFIFGRETTGLPKDVIENNKDVSLRIPMNDNIRSLNLSNTAAILIYEALRQQDYGHLK; encoded by the coding sequence TTGGCAATACATGTAGTTCTATATCAGCCGCAAATACCTTCAAACACAGGAAACATCGCTAGAACCTGTGCTGGAACTGATACATCCTTACATCTAATTCGTCCATTAGGGTTTTCAACGGATGATAAAATGTTAAAGAGAGCTGGATTGGATTATTGGGAGTTTGTAAACATTGTTTATTATGATTCTCTCGATGACTTTTATCAGAAGAATGAAGGCGGAGAGTTTTTTTATATCACGAAATTCGGCGAGAAGGCTTATAGTTCCTTTGACTATAGCAATCCTGATAAAGATTATTTTTTCATTTTTGGACGGGAAACGACTGGGCTGCCGAAAGATGTGATAGAAAATAATAAGGATGTCAGTCTGAGGATTCCGATGAATGACAATATTCGTTCGCTTAATTTATCGAACACTGCTGCGATTCTAATTTATGAAGCATTGCGCCAACAAGATTATGGTCATTTAAAATAA
- a CDS encoding amidase domain-containing protein codes for MDQSLQELFDGRVEQFVSKNKRQSGNYEKAEQKLESLAKRSAEIVKVKARGDIINQSVDGDFQTTLYQVHYQYLIRQKGTLYQEEEVEVRMCKFFKNDLIMDKEMNPYVKQPELEIMAEDEHVERNSYQYNRLKAVQYAERWWNSHNPAYKAFENNCTNYVSQCLHAGGAPMRGYPGKGTGWWFRNNNWSYSWTVAHSLRLYLGNSKSGLRAREVSSPDQLLLGDVICYDFEGDGRYNHNTMVTGKDAYGMPLVNANTYNSRMRYWAYEDSSAYTPNIKYKFFTIVDG; via the coding sequence ATGGATCAATCACTCCAAGAATTGTTTGATGGTCGAGTTGAACAATTTGTTTCAAAGAATAAGAGGCAATCGGGGAATTATGAAAAGGCCGAACAAAAGCTAGAGTCTTTAGCGAAACGTTCCGCGGAAATCGTCAAGGTGAAGGCTCGAGGGGACATTATCAATCAATCTGTAGACGGGGACTTTCAAACCACGCTCTACCAGGTTCATTACCAATACCTGATTAGACAAAAAGGAACGCTATACCAAGAGGAAGAAGTAGAAGTACGAATGTGCAAGTTTTTTAAAAATGATTTGATTATGGATAAAGAAATGAATCCTTATGTTAAGCAGCCCGAGCTGGAAATCATGGCAGAGGATGAACACGTGGAGCGGAATAGTTACCAGTATAATCGTTTAAAAGCTGTTCAATATGCGGAACGCTGGTGGAATAGCCACAATCCTGCCTATAAGGCTTTTGAGAACAACTGTACAAATTATGTCTCGCAATGTCTTCACGCTGGGGGAGCGCCGATGAGGGGTTATCCTGGCAAAGGAACAGGATGGTGGTTCCGAAATAACAATTGGAGTTACAGCTGGACAGTGGCTCATTCATTACGTCTGTATTTAGGTAATTCTAAAAGTGGCTTAAGGGCGAGGGAGGTCAGCTCCCCGGATCAATTGTTACTAGGGGATGTCATCTGCTATGATTTCGAGGGAGATGGCCGTTATAACCATAACACAATGGTAACGGGTAAGGATGCCTATGGAATGCCGCTTGTTAATGCGAACACATACAACAGCCGTATGCGGTATTGGGCCTATGAAGATTCATCCGCCTACACACCAAATATTAAATATAAATTTTTCACGATTGTAGATGGTTAA
- a CDS encoding B3/4 domain-containing protein, with product MEIQLSSEIISKIPNFKLGVIEYKDITVGDSPQMVKGRLQLFQESIYFDLENKNLTEFPGIQEWRTIFKTFGKDPNRYRHSAEALYRRVQKQNYLTTVQSAIDINNFFSLQYQVPIGIYDSDQLEGTIKIKVGKAGEEYLGLNGRMNSLENLIVSSDELGPFGSPFVDSNRAPVTEATKNALQIIYLQPSTTMNSAERLTESLMKMFTQIHGGDAKYYIIGSH from the coding sequence TTGGAAATTCAGCTTTCGTCAGAAATCATTAGCAAGATTCCCAATTTTAAGCTTGGAGTCATCGAATACAAAGATATTACCGTCGGTGATTCCCCACAAATGGTAAAAGGAAGACTGCAGCTTTTTCAAGAGTCGATTTACTTTGATTTAGAAAATAAAAATCTAACAGAGTTTCCAGGAATACAAGAATGGCGCACTATTTTTAAAACATTTGGCAAGGACCCTAACCGTTATCGCCATTCGGCAGAGGCTCTATACCGCAGAGTCCAGAAACAGAATTATCTTACCACAGTCCAAAGTGCCATTGATATCAATAACTTTTTTTCCCTGCAATATCAAGTGCCGATTGGTATTTATGATAGCGATCAATTAGAGGGAACGATTAAAATCAAGGTAGGTAAGGCCGGAGAAGAATATTTAGGTTTGAATGGCCGGATGAATTCATTAGAAAATCTGATTGTCTCATCGGACGAGCTTGGACCATTTGGGAGCCCTTTTGTAGATTCCAATAGAGCACCGGTAACAGAAGCTACCAAAAACGCATTGCAGATCATCTATTTACAGCCTTCTACAACAATGAATAGTGCTGAAAGACTGACAGAGTCATTGATGAAGATGTTTACTCAGATTCATGGTGGTGACGCAAAGTACTATATCATAGGCAGCCATTAA
- a CDS encoding DoxX family protein produces the protein MKNKAMIFILLIFIIICSPFLTDAHVKWFTEVTPEKEEIEHILSPMFMTITVLVAALLAVLTQLLPVLDKIPLTKKIDKVLDKYRKSSRYILKYGTALALIIQVLAGTIFAPEFAIANQMIRILMWITIILLLIPYHYATKAGALILLGLFIYQLTRSGLFHMLDYGFYLAIIGVLLVGKTKLEDWGFPFLYLGTGLSLCWVAVEKWVYPAMSMDIIHQHGVPTFGFPPATFVVLAAFIEFVVGYLLIVGILNRLLAFVLTLIFISTTMLFGVTEIIGHLMIHIVLIIFIIEGVSFYDPPINIHRTKISQMVFVFLNFVFTLATFLLIYYRFA, from the coding sequence ATGAAAAATAAAGCTATGATCTTCATATTGTTGATTTTTATTATTATTTGTTCGCCTTTTTTAACTGATGCACATGTAAAGTGGTTTACAGAAGTTACTCCGGAAAAGGAAGAAATAGAACACATCTTATCGCCGATGTTTATGACCATTACCGTTTTGGTCGCCGCCCTGCTAGCTGTATTGACGCAGCTTTTGCCAGTGCTTGATAAAATCCCGCTCACCAAAAAAATTGATAAAGTTTTGGACAAATACCGGAAATCTTCTCGATACATTTTAAAATATGGAACGGCACTTGCCTTAATTATTCAGGTTTTAGCAGGAACTATTTTTGCGCCCGAATTTGCTATCGCGAACCAAATGATACGGATTTTAATGTGGATAACCATCATCCTGTTATTGATTCCGTATCATTATGCCACAAAAGCTGGTGCCCTTATCTTGCTGGGCTTATTTATATACCAATTAACCCGTTCAGGTTTATTTCATATGCTTGATTATGGCTTTTATCTAGCGATTATTGGTGTATTATTAGTGGGAAAAACGAAACTAGAAGATTGGGGATTTCCTTTCCTATATTTAGGGACCGGATTGTCCTTGTGCTGGGTGGCCGTTGAGAAATGGGTCTACCCTGCAATGAGTATGGATATTATTCATCAGCATGGTGTCCCTACGTTTGGTTTTCCTCCAGCGACGTTTGTAGTACTTGCAGCATTTATCGAATTTGTTGTTGGTTATTTGCTGATTGTGGGAATCCTAAATCGTCTTTTAGCATTTGTGCTCACGTTGATATTTATTTCGACGACTATGTTGTTTGGTGTAACTGAAATTATCGGACACCTTATGATTCATATCGTCTTAATTATCTTCATCATAGAGGGAGTATCGTTTTATGACCCGCCCATTAACATCCATAGAACGAAAATTTCTCAAATGGTATTTGTATTTTTGAATTTTGTCTTTACATTGGCAACCTTCCTTTTGATTTATTATCGTTTTGCATAG
- a CDS encoding GGDEF domain-containing protein gives MLKDFFSNVTILIASFTVMGKILKNNPLHHSSTYRTKIYWGICYGILGNILMLFSFQINPTTIADLRHLAIVIAAAFGGWVPAIIASGLIAIGRVVLFGLTDTAIVAAMSAFLTGLVCGGFSKFNIPPTLKAFYMNLIGLFFISIVFALYIEDIKTLLYVLMLHYIISLIGGFFAYHLSIYIANSNAAVRELNHSLIKLQESEQKLNKANEFLNRLSYLDGLTGIGNRRHFDEVLNKEWSNLQKTNSPLTLLMFDIDYFKKYNDTYGHLAGDQCLQIITSALKDLIANIPYSTFCRYGGEEFAIIFTKTKLDVGIAITELIQKKVQSLKIAHRNSEISDIITISIGIATIIPSSETQPKDLIHLADTCLYTSKTKGRNTISTP, from the coding sequence ATGTTAAAAGACTTTTTTTCAAATGTAACGATACTGATTGCTTCGTTTACAGTGATGGGGAAAATTTTAAAGAACAACCCATTACATCATTCCTCTACATATAGGACAAAAATTTATTGGGGAATCTGTTATGGTATTTTAGGAAATATCTTAATGTTATTTAGTTTTCAAATTAACCCCACTACCATTGCCGATTTGCGTCATCTTGCAATCGTAATTGCAGCTGCTTTTGGAGGATGGGTACCTGCAATCATTGCTTCTGGATTAATTGCTATTGGAAGAGTTGTTCTCTTTGGTTTGACTGACACTGCCATTGTTGCAGCTATGAGTGCATTCCTAACAGGTTTAGTGTGTGGTGGATTTTCTAAGTTTAACATTCCTCCAACCTTAAAGGCCTTTTATATGAACCTGATTGGTTTATTTTTTATTTCGATCGTCTTTGCCCTTTATATTGAAGATATAAAGACGCTTTTATATGTTTTAATGCTGCATTATATTATTTCTTTAATAGGCGGATTTTTCGCTTATCATTTATCGATTTACATCGCCAATTCAAATGCAGCCGTAAGAGAATTAAATCATAGCCTAATAAAATTACAGGAAAGTGAACAGAAATTAAATAAAGCAAATGAGTTTCTTAATCGATTATCTTATTTGGATGGCCTAACAGGCATTGGAAATAGAAGACATTTTGATGAAGTTCTTAACAAGGAATGGTCTAACCTGCAAAAAACGAATTCACCACTAACTCTTCTAATGTTTGATATCGATTATTTTAAGAAGTACAACGATACATACGGTCACCTCGCTGGAGACCAATGCCTGCAAATCATAACATCTGCACTAAAAGACCTTATTGCTAATATCCCATATAGCACATTTTGTCGATATGGCGGTGAGGAATTTGCCATTATCTTCACGAAAACGAAGTTGGATGTGGGCATCGCTATCACTGAATTGATTCAAAAGAAGGTGCAATCACTTAAAATTGCCCATCGCAACTCAGAAATATCTGATATTATTACCATCAGTATTGGCATTGCCACCATCATACCGAGCTCGGAAACTCAGCCAAAGGATTTAATCCATTTAGCGGATACTTGTTTGTATACCTCGAAAACAAAAGGAAGAAATACCATTTCAACTCCATAA
- a CDS encoding PrkA family serine protein kinase — protein MDILKKIEMFREEEEKLRWEGSFGDYLQLLKEKPWVAQSAHSRVYNMIKDAGIEEVKGTKNYNFFGNQLFGLEESLERLVEEYFHPAAKRLDVRKRILLLMGPVSGGKSTLVTMLKRGLEAYSHTDRGSVFAIKGCPMHEDPLHLIPHHLRRDFYEEYGIRIEGNLSPLNMMRLEQEYGGRIEDVLVERIFFSEDKRTGIGTFSPSDPKSQDIADLTGSIDFSTIAEFGSESDPRAYRFDGELNKANRGMMEFQEMLKCDEKFLWHLLSLTQEGNFKAGRFALISADELIVAHTNETEYRSFISNKKNEALHSRIIVMPIPYNLKVSQEERIYEKMISESDVSDVHIAPHTLRVAAMFTILTRLKEPKKGDIDLVKKMRLYDGENVEGFNAVDVSELKKEYPDEGMSGIDPRYVINRISSTIIRKEVPSINALDVLRSLKDGLDQHPSITAELRERYMNYISVARKEYDNIAKNEVQKAFVYSYEESAKTLMDNYLDNVEAYCNKAKLRDPLTGEEINPDEKLMRSIEEQIGISENAKKAFREEILIRISAFARKGKRFDYNSHDRLREAIQKKLFADLKDVVKITTSSKTPDEQQLKKINDVVARLIDEHGYNSTSANELLRYVGSLLNR, from the coding sequence ATGGATATCCTAAAAAAAATTGAGATGTTTCGAGAAGAGGAAGAAAAGCTACGTTGGGAAGGATCATTTGGAGATTATTTACAGTTGTTAAAAGAGAAGCCATGGGTAGCACAATCTGCACATTCACGCGTATATAATATGATCAAAGACGCTGGAATTGAGGAAGTGAAAGGAACTAAGAATTACAATTTCTTTGGTAATCAATTATTTGGCTTAGAGGAGTCACTTGAAAGATTAGTTGAGGAATACTTTCATCCTGCGGCTAAAAGGCTGGATGTAAGGAAGCGGATATTATTGCTTATGGGTCCAGTAAGCGGTGGTAAATCTACACTTGTTACCATGCTAAAACGTGGTTTAGAGGCTTATTCTCATACGGATAGAGGCTCTGTATTCGCCATAAAAGGCTGCCCAATGCACGAAGACCCTCTTCATTTAATCCCTCATCATTTACGTCGTGATTTCTATGAAGAATATGGTATTCGAATTGAAGGAAATCTTTCGCCATTAAATATGATGAGGCTAGAGCAAGAATATGGCGGAAGAATTGAAGATGTATTAGTTGAAAGAATCTTTTTCTCCGAGGATAAGCGAACTGGAATTGGAACGTTCAGCCCATCCGATCCGAAGTCACAGGATATTGCCGATTTAACAGGAAGTATTGACTTTTCCACGATTGCCGAGTTTGGTTCAGAATCTGATCCACGTGCCTACCGTTTTGATGGTGAATTGAATAAAGCAAATCGCGGAATGATGGAATTCCAAGAGATGTTGAAGTGTGATGAAAAATTCTTATGGCACCTGCTTTCATTAACGCAGGAAGGAAACTTTAAAGCCGGCAGGTTTGCATTAATTTCGGCTGATGAGCTGATTGTAGCACATACAAATGAAACGGAATACCGCTCATTTATCTCGAACAAGAAGAATGAAGCCTTGCATTCCAGGATTATCGTTATGCCAATTCCGTATAATTTAAAAGTATCACAAGAAGAACGAATCTATGAAAAGATGATTAGTGAAAGTGATGTATCGGATGTGCACATCGCACCTCATACATTACGTGTAGCTGCGATGTTTACGATTCTAACTCGCCTAAAAGAACCTAAAAAAGGCGATATTGACTTAGTAAAGAAAATGCGTCTTTATGATGGGGAAAATGTTGAAGGCTTTAATGCAGTTGACGTAAGTGAACTAAAGAAAGAGTATCCAGATGAAGGAATGAGTGGAATTGATCCGCGGTATGTCATTAACCGAATTTCATCTACTATTATCCGCAAAGAGGTACCTTCTATTAATGCTTTAGATGTATTACGTTCATTAAAAGACGGATTAGATCAACATCCTTCAATCACAGCTGAACTACGTGAGCGCTATATGAATTATATTTCTGTTGCTCGTAAAGAGTATGATAATATTGCCAAAAATGAAGTTCAAAAAGCTTTTGTTTATTCCTATGAAGAGTCTGCAAAAACCCTAATGGACAATTATCTTGATAATGTTGAAGCGTATTGCAACAAAGCTAAACTTCGGGATCCGCTTACTGGTGAGGAAATCAATCCTGATGAAAAACTAATGCGTTCGATTGAAGAACAAATTGGTATTTCCGAGAATGCGAAAAAGGCATTTAGAGAAGAAATCTTGATAAGAATTTCTGCTTTTGCTAGAAAAGGTAAACGATTTGATTACAACTCACACGATAGACTGCGTGAAGCCATTCAAAAGAAATTATTTGCTGACCTTAAGGATGTTGTGAAAATTACCACTTCATCCAAAACGCCTGATGAGCAGCAGTTAAAGAAAATTAATGATGTTGTTGCTAGATTAATTGACGAACACGGCTATAACTCAACATCCGCAAACGAACTCCTACGGTATGTTGGCAGCCTGTTAAACCGCTAA
- the queG gene encoding tRNA epoxyqueuosine(34) reductase QueG — protein MNIDQLKKEVIEYSKTIGIDKIGFTTADPFTELKNRLIRQQELGYQSGFEEPDIEKRVTPALLLPEPRSIISIALAYPSKMKVRVEGKRGERRGFFSRASWGLDYHHILRDRLKKLEEFILAKVPDARLKSMVDTGELSDRAVAVRAGIGWSGKNCAVMTPEYGSYVYLGEMITSIPFVPDSPMEDQCGSCTACIDACPTGALVQGGQINAQRCIAFLTQTKAVIPEEFRDKIGNRVYGCDSCQTSCPVNKGKDFHFHEEMEADPEIAKPLLRPLLKMSNREFKNKFGSAAGSWRGKKPIQRNAIIALAHFKDETAVPDLQAVLENETSNVLKETAAWALGKIGSPEAIEALEKAAATETDFEVKNEIEKSILKLKN, from the coding sequence ATGAATATTGACCAATTGAAGAAGGAAGTCATTGAGTATAGCAAAACAATTGGCATTGATAAGATTGGTTTTACCACTGCAGATCCTTTCACTGAGTTAAAGAATAGACTGATTCGCCAACAGGAGCTTGGGTACCAATCAGGTTTTGAAGAGCCGGATATTGAAAAACGGGTAACACCAGCTTTACTACTTCCAGAACCACGTTCAATTATTTCTATCGCTTTAGCCTATCCTTCGAAAATGAAAGTTCGTGTTGAAGGGAAAAGAGGCGAGCGGAGAGGTTTTTTTTCACGTGCTTCATGGGGATTGGACTATCATCATATTTTACGAGATCGGTTAAAAAAGCTGGAAGAGTTTATTTTAGCAAAGGTACCGGATGCTCGTCTTAAATCAATGGTCGATACAGGTGAGCTTTCTGACCGTGCAGTTGCCGTGAGGGCTGGGATTGGCTGGAGCGGTAAAAACTGCGCAGTTATGACGCCAGAGTATGGATCTTACGTATATCTAGGCGAAATGATTACCAGCATTCCTTTTGTTCCAGATTCACCGATGGAGGATCAGTGCGGTTCCTGTACAGCTTGTATCGATGCCTGCCCGACCGGAGCGCTGGTACAAGGCGGCCAAATTAATGCTCAGCGCTGTATCGCCTTTTTAACACAAACGAAAGCTGTTATTCCCGAAGAATTTAGAGATAAGATTGGTAATCGCGTATATGGCTGTGATTCCTGCCAAACGTCCTGCCCAGTCAATAAAGGAAAGGATTTTCACTTCCATGAGGAAATGGAGGCAGACCCCGAGATAGCCAAGCCACTCCTCCGACCGTTGTTAAAAATGAGTAATCGTGAATTTAAGAACAAATTTGGATCAGCAGCAGGATCGTGGAGAGGCAAAAAGCCGATTCAGCGCAATGCGATCATCGCGCTGGCACATTTCAAGGACGAAACTGCCGTCCCTGATTTACAGGCTGTTTTAGAAAATGAAACCAGTAATGTTCTAAAGGAAACCGCTGCTTGGGCTCTCGGGAAAATAGGCAGCCCAGAAGCAATTGAAGCACTGGAAAAGGCAGCGGCAACAGAAACCGATTTCGAAGTGAAGAATGAAATTGAAAAAAGCATACTAAAACTAAAGAACTAA
- a CDS encoding HAMP domain-containing sensor histidine kinase, protein MEITKHLFLNLSILIILLLFCLIWLDRSRKITLSKTTMIIISVLVLWICIQFSYNPVPYARYDLRIIPIVIGGLYLGIGLIIVVAMIIIRSFYGLDTGLLATILLYVPLAITFFRLTPWFWKQSSNRRISVAIFLGIILGILTTWGELIRYTGSPWYDVLLAFFVIPPLGIGLIAYSIEYIKKSVELRLQLIKVEKLKAVEQMGAAISHEIRNPLTAASGFVQLLNDDYLPRHKRREYLSIVKDELQSAERVIQDYLTFAKPSLASIEELNVKNELKQIINIVTPMANQNSVEIITDFSVIGFIKGDRQRFRQCFINILKNAVEAMPNGGQLYIETNFSQDYVTICIKDTGIGMTSEQLERLGEPYYSTKGKNGTGLGMMVVYSIVRAMHGLIKVESELGAGTTFYIKFPTITLIQKSEN, encoded by the coding sequence ATGGAAATTACTAAACACCTATTCTTAAATCTTTCCATTTTAATAATATTGCTCCTCTTTTGCTTAATTTGGCTGGACCGCAGCAGAAAAATTACATTATCAAAAACCACTATGATTATTATTTCTGTCCTAGTTTTATGGATTTGTATCCAGTTCTCCTATAATCCCGTTCCCTATGCACGATATGATTTAAGAATCATTCCAATTGTCATTGGCGGATTATATCTCGGAATCGGTCTGATTATTGTTGTTGCCATGATAATCATTAGAAGCTTTTATGGCTTGGACACAGGTTTGCTTGCAACAATCCTTCTTTACGTCCCGCTTGCGATAACTTTTTTCCGACTGACACCTTGGTTTTGGAAACAATCTTCTAATCGTCGAATATCAGTAGCTATTTTTTTAGGAATCATACTTGGAATCCTTACGACTTGGGGAGAATTAATTAGGTATACAGGCAGCCCATGGTATGATGTTTTACTTGCGTTCTTTGTGATCCCCCCGCTAGGTATTGGTCTTATTGCTTATTCAATCGAATATATCAAAAAAAGTGTAGAATTAAGACTTCAATTAATCAAAGTAGAAAAACTAAAAGCTGTTGAACAAATGGGTGCAGCCATTTCCCATGAAATTCGGAATCCACTGACTGCTGCAAGCGGGTTTGTTCAATTGCTAAACGATGACTATCTTCCAAGACATAAACGCAGAGAATATCTCTCGATTGTAAAAGATGAACTTCAATCTGCCGAGCGAGTCATTCAGGATTATTTAACATTTGCCAAGCCATCCTTAGCATCCATCGAAGAGCTTAATGTCAAAAATGAACTAAAACAAATCATTAACATCGTCACTCCGATGGCTAACCAAAATTCAGTGGAAATTATTACTGATTTTTCAGTGATTGGATTTATTAAAGGTGATAGACAACGCTTCCGTCAATGCTTTATTAATATCCTCAAAAATGCTGTAGAGGCAATGCCAAATGGCGGTCAGCTATATATTGAAACTAATTTTAGTCAAGATTATGTTACGATTTGTATCAAAGATACAGGTATAGGGATGACTTCCGAACAACTTGAACGACTTGGTGAACCCTATTATTCTACAAAAGGTAAGAACGGAACTGGGCTTGGAATGATGGTAGTTTATAGTATTGTACGTGCTATGCATGGTCTTATCAAAGTGGAAAGTGAACTCGGCGCTGGCACTACATTCTATATTAAATTTCCTACTATTACCTTGATCCAGAAGAGTGAAAATTGA